A window from Pseudomonas sp. Tri1 encodes these proteins:
- a CDS encoding acetyl-CoA carboxylase carboxyltransferase subunit alpha, whose amino-acid sequence MNPNFLDFEQPIADLQAKIEELRLVGNDNSLNIGDEISRLQDKSRTLTEDIFGKLTSWQIARLARHPRRPYTLDYIEHIFTEFDELHGDRHFSDDAAIVGGVARLDDQPVMVIGHQKGREVREKVRRNFGMPRPEGYRKACRLMEMAERFKMPILTFIDTPGAYPGIDAEERNQSEAIAWNLRVMARLKTPIIATVIGEGGSGGALAIGVCDQLNMLQYSTYAVISPEGCASILWKTAEKAPDAAEAMGITAERLKGLGIVDKVINEPVGGAHRDPAAAAALIRAELTSQLSMLKKFDNDALLARRYERLMSYGL is encoded by the coding sequence ATGAACCCGAATTTTCTAGATTTCGAACAGCCGATCGCCGACCTGCAAGCCAAGATCGAAGAGTTGCGCTTGGTCGGTAATGACAATTCGCTGAATATCGGCGATGAAATCTCTCGTCTGCAAGACAAAAGCCGCACGCTGACCGAAGACATCTTCGGCAAGCTGACCAGCTGGCAGATCGCCCGCCTGGCGCGTCACCCGCGTCGTCCCTACACCCTGGACTACATCGAGCACATCTTTACCGAGTTCGATGAGTTGCATGGCGACCGTCACTTCTCCGACGACGCCGCCATCGTTGGCGGTGTTGCCCGTCTGGACGACCAGCCGGTGATGGTTATCGGTCATCAGAAAGGCCGCGAAGTGCGCGAGAAGGTACGCCGCAACTTCGGCATGCCGCGTCCGGAAGGCTACCGCAAGGCTTGCCGCCTGATGGAAATGGCCGAGCGCTTCAAAATGCCGATCCTGACCTTCATCGATACGCCGGGTGCTTATCCGGGCATCGATGCCGAAGAGCGTAACCAGAGCGAAGCGATTGCCTGGAACCTGCGCGTCATGGCACGCCTGAAAACCCCGATCATCGCCACCGTGATCGGCGAAGGCGGTTCTGGCGGTGCATTGGCCATCGGCGTCTGCGACCAACTGAACATGCTGCAATATTCCACTTATGCGGTGATCTCGCCGGAAGGCTGTGCGTCGATCCTGTGGAAAACCGCCGAGAAGGCGCCGGACGCCGCGGAAGCCATGGGCATCACCGCCGAGCGCCTCAAAGGCCTGGGCATTGTGGATAAAGTGATCAACGAGCCAGTCGGCGGCGCCCACCGCGACCCGGCTGCGGCTGCGGCGCTGATTCGTGCCGAGCTGACATCGCAGTTGTCGATGCTGAAGAAATTCGACAACGATGCGCTGCTGGCTCGCCGCTATGAGCGGTTGATGAGCTACGGCCTCTGA